CAGGTCGTAACCGCCCTCCAGCACCGAGACCACGCGGCCGCCGGCACTCTTGTCGGCGATGTCCATCAGCTTGCGCGTCACCCAGCCGAAATCGTCGGCCTTCAGGTTGATGGACGCCAGCGGATCGCGATGATGCGCGTCGAAGCCGGCCGAGATGATGATGAGTTCCGGTGAGAACTGCTGCAGCCGCGGCAGGATCACATTCTCGAAGGCGGCGCGGAACCTGGCGCTGCCGTCTTCCGGCGCCAGCGGCGCGTTGACGATGGTGTCGTGCTCGCCGCGTTCGCCGATCGCGCCGGTGCCCGGAAACAGCGGCATCTGGTGCGTCGAGCAGTACATCACGGTCGGATCGGCCCAGAAGATGTCCTGCGTGCCGTTGCCGTGATGGACGTCGAAATCGACCACCGCGGCGCGCGCGATGCCGTGCTTGCGCTGGGCGTGGCGCGCGGCGATCGCGGCGTTGTCGAAGAAGCAGAAGCCCATCGGCGTCGATTTCTCGGCGTGATGGCCGGGCGGCCGCACCGCCACGAAGGCGTTCTGATGCCGGCCCGTCACCACGGCGTCGGTAGCGGCGAGCGCGCCGCCGACGCCGCGCATCACCGCTTCCCAGGTGCCCGGCGACATCGAGGTGTCGCCGTCGACATAGATCATGCCGGAGGTCGGCGCGATGTGGCGCAACTCGCCGACATAGTGCTCGCCATGGCAGAGCAGCACGGAATCCAGGTCGCCTTCCGGCGCCTGGTCACGCACCAGCGCCCTGAAGCGGTCCTCGGCCAGCACCTCGTCGATCGCGCGCAGCCGATCAGGGCGTTCGGGGTGTCCGGGAGGGGTCAAATGGTTGAGGCAGGCGGAATGCGTCAGAAGCAGTGTCATGCAAATTCCCGGCGCAACCGGTGCGCGTACGAGGAACCCCTAATGTAGGCCGTTACCGGCCGCCCGGAAAGGGCCAGCTTTATCTCTCGACCTCATCCTTCAAAAAGCCACCGCAAAGGGCCGAACTCCTTCCCCGTCATTGCGAGCGGAGCGAAGCAATCCATTGTCACCGAGCGTACGGAAGCATGGATTGCTTCGTCGCTTCAGCGCAAAATTGCTTTGTAATTTGTCGCGAGCTCCTCGCAATGACGGATGGACGAGTGTTCCATCCGCGCCGGCTGGCTCAATTGATCCGCTCGATGCGGTAGCCCGCCGTCGGCCCCACCGGGCTGTTGGCCTTGAAATAGGCATAGAGCGCGTCGACGTCGTAGACGCCGAACTGCTGCGCTGTTCCGTCCTTGAACACCGTGAAGCCGTCGGCGCCCTCGGCGAGATAATTGTTCACGGTCACGCGATAGCTCGCGGCCGGGTCGATCGGCTTGCCGTTGAGCGACATCCGCTCGGCTATGATGCGCGCACCGTCCGGCTTGGCCGCATCCCACGCATAGGAAAAGCCCTTGGAGACCTGCAGCGGACGCGGCCGCTTCGGATCGGCCCATTGCTGCTCCAGCACGTCCTTGAGCTGCCTGCCGGTCAGCGTCATGGTCACGAGCTGGTTGCGGAACGGCTGGCTCGCGAAGATGTCGGCATAGGACACCGCGCCGTCCTCGCGTCTGGTGATGTCGGTGCGCACGCCGCCGGGATTGGTGAAGGCGATCACCGCGCCGCCGTTCGGCTCCGCGCTGGTCGCCAGGAGCTGCGCATCGGCGACGATGTCGCCGAGCGGGCTTTCGCCGGCGTCGTTCGGCGTGCGCGACAGCGTTTCCGTCACCGCGCCCGCCGCGCGGTTGGCGATCGGCGCCGCCAGCCGGTCGTAGGCTTCCAGCAGCGCGCTCTGCTCGGGATCGCGCTTGAACGCGTTGAGGCGAACGATGGTGTTGTCGGCCTTGGCGCTGATCACGTCATGGGTCTTCGGATCGAGCTGCAGGTCGATCGCGGTGACCAGCGTGCCGTATTTGTCGCCGGAGGTGACGAGCCGCCCGTCGATCTCGCAGACGTAGGCCTGATGGGTGTGGCCGGAGATCACGACGTCGACCGCGCAATCGAATTTCTTGACGATGTCGACGATCGGCCCGGAAATGCCCGGGCATTCATTGTAGTCGCCGGTCGGAAAGCCGCCCTCGTGGATCAAGACCACGATGGCCTCGACGCCCTTCGCCTTCAGTTCCGGGACCAGCGCGTTGACGGTCTCGGCCTCGTCGCGGAATTCGAGGCTTGCGACGCCAGCCGGCGACACCAGGTTCGGCGTGTTCTTCAGCGTCAGCCCGATGAAGGCGACCGGGATGCCGTCGAACTCCCTGATCTCGTAAGGCGGAAACACCGGCTTGCCGGTGGTCTTGTCGATCGTGCTGGCGGCGAGATAGTGGAATGTGGCGCCGGTGAAGGGATGCGGCCCCTGGCACTGGTCGACCGGGTGGCAGCCGCCATTCTGCATCCGCAGCAGCTCGGCCTTGCCCTCGTCGAACTCGTGATTGCCGACGGAGGAGATCGCGAGCCCCATCATCGACAGCGACTCGATGGTCGGCTCGTCGTGAAACATCGCCGACAGGAAGGGGCTGGCGCCGATCAGGTCGCCGGCCGCGACGAAGATGTTGTTCTTGTGCCCTTCGCGGAGCTGCTTGACCGCGGTTGCCATCCGCTCGGCGCCGCCGGCAGGCACCATGATCTTCTTGCTGTTGTCGGCGGGATCGGTGATGCGGATACCGCCCGGCGGCGGCCGCAAATAGCCGTGGAAATCGTTGATGCCGAGAATGCGCAAATCCACCGGTGCCGCGGTCTGCGCCGGCGCGGGGCCGGCCGCGACGGCGACAAACGAGCAGACGGCGGCGGTGAGGAGCGAACGGCGGGAACGTCTCATGAGCTGTCCATGGAACACGCCATCATGACGCGGCGCCACTACATTTTTGCGACGCGGCCGTTCAATCCTTCGTGCGCGACATGAACGTCTTGAAAGCTGTGATCGCTTCCGTGGAGCGCATGCGCTCGCTGAACACATGGTTCTCCTGGTCGATCCGGCGGGTGACGTCCTCGGGCGGAAGCCTGAGCAGCCGGCGCGAGATCGCGACCGCGTCGGCCGGCAGCGCGCAGATCTCGCGCGCCACCTTGCGCGCCTCAACCTCGACATGGCCCGGCGCCACCACCGTGTTGACGAAGCCGGCCTCACGGCCGTCGTCGGCCGTCATGGTGCGTCCCATCACCAGCATCGCGAACGCGCGCTGGTGGCCCATGCTACGCGGCATCAGCAGGCTGGACGCGCCCTCCGGCACCAGGCCGAACCTGGAGAATGGGGTCGAGAACAGCGCGGTCGTGCTGGCGAGCACGTAGTCGCAGTGGAACAGCATAGTGGTGCCGATACCCATCGCAACGCCGTCGACAGCGGCGATGATCGGCTTGACGTTGTGGGCCAGCGAATAAAGGAACTTGACCAAATCGGAGGCGGGCGGCAACTCGCCTGAGGATGTACTCTGGTCGAGCAAGTCCTCGATGTCGTTGCCCGCGGTGAACACGCCGGAGCCGCCGGTGACGATCAGACAGCGGATTTTCGGATCGTTCTGCGCCGTGTCGATCGCCTCGCTCATCGCACGAAACATCTCGTGGGTGATCGCGTTCTTCTTCTCGGGCCGGCGCAGCCGGATCACGCGCGTTGCGGCTTCATCGGTCACTATCACATGCGCAGTCATCAGGCGGTCCTGGGTCGGCGGGCGCGAGTTCGCGCCTGCCATCCTACATGATCTTCTGCGAGCCCAAAGGGTTTCGTACTGCTTTTCCCTTTCGGCGCGCATGCGGATGATACCACCGTCGCGCGATCTTTTGTCACGTAGCGCCGGCGGGTGGTCGGTATTCCGCGCAGCGATGCCAAATCGCTCGCGATTTCGTTTGGCGGGTTGCGAGAAACATTCCGCAGCCGATCGCATTCACACCATGCGGCCCACAGGCACGTGCGGACTTCAGTCCTGTTGTCGGTTCCGTGCGCGATCGAGGCCGAGCAACAGGAGATCCATCAGGAGAGCCAAAGGAGATCCAAGTGCAAATTTCCGGCCATTTGGAACTATCCCGACGCCATCTGTTGATTGTGGGAGCCGCCTCGTTTGCCGCGTCGTCCGTCGCAACGCGCGCCTCCCCGGCGGCGACCGACCGAACAACCCCGACCGGAGCGCCCGTGATGGCAAGAGTGTCCTTTGACGTGAACGGCGAACCCCATCAGCTCGAGCTGGACACCAGGACCACGCTGCTCGATGCGTTACGCGAGCACCTGCATTTGACGGGCACCAAGAAGGGCTGTGATCACGGCCAGTGCGGCGCCTGCACCGTCATCGTCGACGGCCGCCGCATCAATTCGTGCCTGACGCTCGCGGTGATGCATCAGGGCGACGAGATCACCACGATCGAGGGGCTGGGCTCGCCGGAGCATATGCATCCGATGCAGGCGGCGTTCGTCAAGCATGACGGCTACCAGTGCGGCTATTGCACGCCCGGGCAAATCTGCTCGGCGGTGGCCGTGATCGACGAGATCCGGGCCGGTATCCCGAGCCATGTGACTGCTGATCTCAATGCCCCGATGCGACTGAGCAATGCCGAGCTGCGCGAGCGCATGAGCGGCAACATCTGCCGCTGCGGCGCCTATTCCAACATCGCCGAGGCGATCGGTGAGGTCGCCGGGAGGAGCGCATGAGAACGTTCAGCTATGAGCGCGCGGCGTCGCCGGGCGCAGCGGCCGCGGCCGCCGCGCGAACCGCGAACGCGAAATTCATTGCCGGCGGCACCAATCTGCTCGACCTGATGAAGCTCGAGATCGAGACGCCGGCGCATCTCATCGATGTCAATGGTCTGGCGCTGGACCGGATCGAGGCGACCCCGGACGGCGGCCTGCGCATCGGCGCGCTGGTCCGCAACACGGACCTCGCGGCGGACGGCCGCGTGCGCCGCGACTACGCCGTGCTGTCGCGCGCGCTGCTGGCGGGCGCCTCCGGCCAGTTGCGCAACAAGGCGACCACCGCCGGCAATCTCCTGCAGCGGACGCGCTGCCCGTATTTCTACGACAGCAATCTGCCGTGCAACAAGCGCAAGCCCGGCAGCGGCTGCGCCGCGATCGGCGGCTTCAGCCGGCAGCACGCGGTGGTCGGTGCCAGCGATGCGTGCATCGCGACCCATCCAAGCGACATGGCGGTGGCGATGCGCGCGCTCGACGCTGTTGTGGAGACCGTGCGGCCGGACGGCACCGCGCGGATGATCCCGATCGCCGAGCTGCATCGGCTGCCGGGCGACCACCCCGAGATCGAGACCACGCTTGAGCCGGGCGAGCTGATCACCGCCGTGGTGCTGCCAAAACCGGTCGGCGGCGCGCAGGCCTATCGCAAGGTTCGCGACCGCGCGTCTTATGCGTTCGCGCTGGTGTCGGTCGCGGCGATCGTGCAGCCCGACGGCTCGGGCCGCGTTGCGCTCGGCGGCGTCGCGCACAAGCCATGGCGCGTCGAGGCGGCGGAGGCGGAATTGCCGCGTGGCGCCAGGGCCGTCACCGCGCGCCTGCTCGCCGACGCGAAGCCGACGCAGGACAACGCATTCAAGCTGCCGCTCGCCGAGCGGACGCTGTCGGCGGTGCTGCGCGAGGCCAAGGGCTAGATAAGGGGTTAGAGCATGCGATTCGAACATCCCGCCACCTTCAATCCGATCGACCAGCTCAAGGTG
The DNA window shown above is from Bradyrhizobium sp. ISRA464 and carries:
- a CDS encoding histone deacetylase family protein: MTLLLTHSACLNHLTPPGHPERPDRLRAIDEVLAEDRFRALVRDQAPEGDLDSVLLCHGEHYVGELRHIAPTSGMIYVDGDTSMSPGTWEAVMRGVGGALAATDAVVTGRHQNAFVAVRPPGHHAEKSTPMGFCFFDNAAIAARHAQRKHGIARAAVVDFDVHHGNGTQDIFWADPTVMYCSTHQMPLFPGTGAIGERGEHDTIVNAPLAPEDGSARFRAAFENVILPRLQQFSPELIIISAGFDAHHRDPLASINLKADDFGWVTRKLMDIADKSAGGRVVSVLEGGYDLQGLKESVASHVGALMGG
- a CDS encoding bifunctional metallophosphatase/5'-nucleotidase, whose translation is MRRSRRSLLTAAVCSFVAVAAGPAPAQTAAPVDLRILGINDFHGYLRPPPGGIRITDPADNSKKIMVPAGGAERMATAVKQLREGHKNNIFVAAGDLIGASPFLSAMFHDEPTIESLSMMGLAISSVGNHEFDEGKAELLRMQNGGCHPVDQCQGPHPFTGATFHYLAASTIDKTTGKPVFPPYEIREFDGIPVAFIGLTLKNTPNLVSPAGVASLEFRDEAETVNALVPELKAKGVEAIVVLIHEGGFPTGDYNECPGISGPIVDIVKKFDCAVDVVISGHTHQAYVCEIDGRLVTSGDKYGTLVTAIDLQLDPKTHDVISAKADNTIVRLNAFKRDPEQSALLEAYDRLAAPIANRAAGAVTETLSRTPNDAGESPLGDIVADAQLLATSAEPNGGAVIAFTNPGGVRTDITRREDGAVSYADIFASQPFRNQLVTMTLTGRQLKDVLEQQWADPKRPRPLQVSKGFSYAWDAAKPDGARIIAERMSLNGKPIDPAASYRVTVNNYLAEGADGFTVFKDGTAQQFGVYDVDALYAYFKANSPVGPTAGYRIERIN
- a CDS encoding crotonase/enoyl-CoA hydratase family protein, producing MTAHVIVTDEAATRVIRLRRPEKKNAITHEMFRAMSEAIDTAQNDPKIRCLIVTGGSGVFTAGNDIEDLLDQSTSSGELPPASDLVKFLYSLAHNVKPIIAAVDGVAMGIGTTMLFHCDYVLASTTALFSTPFSRFGLVPEGASSLLMPRSMGHQRAFAMLVMGRTMTADDGREAGFVNTVVAPGHVEVEARKVAREICALPADAVAISRRLLRLPPEDVTRRIDQENHVFSERMRSTEAITAFKTFMSRTKD
- the paoA gene encoding aldehyde dehydrogenase iron-sulfur subunit PaoA — its product is MQISGHLELSRRHLLIVGAASFAASSVATRASPAATDRTTPTGAPVMARVSFDVNGEPHQLELDTRTTLLDALREHLHLTGTKKGCDHGQCGACTVIVDGRRINSCLTLAVMHQGDEITTIEGLGSPEHMHPMQAAFVKHDGYQCGYCTPGQICSAVAVIDEIRAGIPSHVTADLNAPMRLSNAELRERMSGNICRCGAYSNIAEAIGEVAGRSA
- a CDS encoding xanthine dehydrogenase family protein subunit M; translated protein: MRTFSYERAASPGAAAAAAARTANAKFIAGGTNLLDLMKLEIETPAHLIDVNGLALDRIEATPDGGLRIGALVRNTDLAADGRVRRDYAVLSRALLAGASGQLRNKATTAGNLLQRTRCPYFYDSNLPCNKRKPGSGCAAIGGFSRQHAVVGASDACIATHPSDMAVAMRALDAVVETVRPDGTARMIPIAELHRLPGDHPEIETTLEPGELITAVVLPKPVGGAQAYRKVRDRASYAFALVSVAAIVQPDGSGRVALGGVAHKPWRVEAAEAELPRGARAVTARLLADAKPTQDNAFKLPLAERTLSAVLREAKG